The Gorilla gorilla gorilla isolate KB3781 chromosome 17, NHGRI_mGorGor1-v2.1_pri, whole genome shotgun sequence genome contains a region encoding:
- the LOC134756367 gene encoding elongin-A3-like produces the protein MAAGSTTLRTVEKLQVRLATKTDPKRLEKYLQKLSALPMTADLLAETGIRKTVKRLRKHQHVGDFARDLAARWKKLVLVDRNTGPDPQDPEESASRQRFGEALQDREKAWGFPENATAPRSPSHSPEHRRTARRTPPGQQRPHPRSPSREPRAERKRPRMAPADSGPHRAPPTRTAPLPMPEGPEPAVPGKQRGRGHAHAAQGGPLLGPGCQGQPQGEAVVSHSKGHKSSRGASAQKSPPVQESHSERLQAAGADSAGPKTLPSHVFSELWDPSEAWMQANYDLLSAFEAMTSQANPEALSAPTLQEEAAFPGRRVNAKMPVYSGSRPACQLQVPTLRQQCLRVPRNNPDTLGDVEGVPYSVLEPVLAGWTPDQLYRTEKDNPALARETDELWRIHCLQDFKEEKPQEHESWRELYLRLRDAREQRLRVVTAKIRSARENKPSGRQTKMICFNSVAKTPYDASRRQEKSAGAADPGDGEIEPAPKPAGSSQAPSGLGEGGGGSISGGSSNEHAAPADKTRKQAAKKVAPLMAKAIRDYKGRFSRR, from the coding sequence atggcggcagggtccactacgctgcgcacagtggagaagctgcaggtgcgtctggccactaagacggacccgaaaaggctagagaaatatttgcagaaactctccgccttgcccatgacggcagacctcctggcggagactggaatcagaaagacggtgaagcgcctgcggaagcaccagcacgtgggcgactttgccagagacttagcggcccggtggaagaagctggtgctcgtggaccgaaacaccgggcctgacccacaggaccctgaggagagcgcttcccgacagcgcttcggggaggctcttcaggaccgggaaaaggcctggggcttcccagaaaacgcgacggcccccaggagcccatctcacagccctgagcacagacggacagcacgcagaacacctccggggcaacagagacctcacccgaggtctcccagtcgcgagcccagagccgagagaaagcgccccagaatggccccagctgattccggcccccatcgggcccctccaacgcgcaccgctcccctcccgatgcccgagggccctgagcccgctgtgcccgggaagcaacgcggaagaggccacgctcacgccgctcagggcgggcctctgctgggtccaggctgccagggccaaccccagggggaagcggtggtgagccacagcaaggggcacaaatcgtcccgcggggcttcggctcagaaatcgcctcctgtccAGGAAAGCcactcagagaggctgcaggcggccggcgctgattcggccgggccgaaaacgctgcccagccatgtcttctcagagctctgggacccctcagaggcctggatgcaggccaactacgatctgctgtccgcttttgaggccatgacctcccaggcaaacccagaagcactctccgcgccaacgctccaggaggaagctgctttccctggacgcagagtgaacgctaagatgccggtgtactcgggctccaggcctgcctgccagctccaggtgccgacgctgcgccagcagtgcctccgggtgcctaggaacaatccggacaccctcggcgacgtggaaggggtcccctactcggttcttgaacccgttctggcagggtggacgcccgatcagctgtaccgcacagagaaagacaatcccgcactcgcTCGAgagacagatgaattatggaggattcattgtctccaggacttcaaggaagaaaagccacaggagcacgagtcttggcgggagctctacctgcggcttcgggacgcccgagagcagcggctgcgagtagtgaccgcgaaaatccgatccgcacgtgaaaacaaacccagcggccgacagacaaagatgatctgtttcaactctgtggccaagacgccttatgatgcttccaggaggcaagagaagtctgcaggagccgctgaccccggagatggagagatcgagccagcccccaagcccgcaggaagcagccaggctCCCTCCGGCCTCGGGgaaggcggcggcggcagcattagcggcggcagcagcaacgagcacgcggcgcccgcggacaaaacccgaaaacaggctgccaagaaagtggccccgctgatggccaaggcgattcgagactacaagggaagattctcccgacgataa
- the LOC129528431 gene encoding elongin-A3-like, producing MAAGSTTLRAVEKLQVRLATKTDPKRLEKYLQKLSALPMTADLLAETGIRKTVKRLPKHQHVGDFARDLAARWKKLVLVDRNTGPDPQDPEESASRQRFGEALQDLEKAWGFPENATAPRSPSHSPEHRRTARRTPPGQQRPHPRSPSREPRAERKRPRMAPADSGPHRAPPTRTAPLPMPEGPEPAVPGKQRGRGHAHAAQGGPLLGPGCQGQPQGEAVVSHSKGHKSSRGASAQKSPPVQESHSERLQAAGADSAGPKTLPSHVFSELWDPSEAWMQANYDLLSAFEAITSQANPEALSAPTLQEEAAFPGRRVNAKMPVYSGSRPACQLQVPTLRQQCLRVPRNNPDALGDVEGVPYSVLEPVLAGWTPDQLYRTEKDNPALARETDELWRIHCLQDFKEEKPQEHESWRELYLRLRDAREQRLRVVTAKIRSARENKPSGRQTKMICFNSVAKTPYDASRRQEKSAGAADPGDGEIEPAPKPAGSSQAPSGLGEGGGGSISGGSSNEHAAPADKTRKQAAKKVAPLMAKAIRDYKGRFSRR from the coding sequence atggcggcagggtccactacgctgcgcgcagtggagaagctgcaggtgcgtctggccactaagacggacccgaaaaggctagagaaatatttgcagaaactctccgccttgcccatgacggcagacctcctggcggagactggaatcagaaagacggtgaagcgcctgccgaagcaccagcacgtgggcgactttgccagagacttagcggcccggtggaagaagctggtgctcgtggaccgaaacaccgggcctgacccacaggaccctgaggagagcgcttcccgacagcgcttcggggaggctcttcaggacctggaaaaggcctggggcttcccagaaaacgcgacggcccccaggagcccatctcacagccctgagcacagacggacagcacgcagaacacctccggggcaacagagacctcacccgaggtctcccagtcgcgagcccagagccgagagaaagcgccccagaatggccccagctgattccggcccccatcgggcccctccaacgcgcaccgctcccctcccgatgcccgagggccctgagcccgctgtgcccgggaagcaacgcggaagaggccacgctcacgccgctcagggcgggcctctgctgggtccaggctgccagggccaaccccagggggaagcggtggtgagccacagcaaggggcacaaatcgtcccgcggggcttcggctcagaaatcgcctcctgtccAGGAAAGCcactcagagaggctgcaggcggccggcgctgattcggccgggccgaaaacgctgcccagccatgtcttctcagagctctgggacccctcagaggcctggatgcaggccaactacgatctgctgtccgcttttgaggccatcacctcccaggcaaacccagaagcactctccgcgccaacgctccaggaggaagctgctttccctggacgcagagtgaacgctaagatgccggtgtactcgggctccaggcctgcctgccagctccaggtgccgacgctgcgccagcagtgcctccgggtgcctaggaacaatccggacgccctcggtgacgtggaaggggtcccctactcggttcttgaacccgttctggcagggtggacgcccgatcagctgtaccgcacagagaaagacaatcccgcactcgcTCGAgagacagatgaattatggaggattcattgtctccaggacttcaaggaagaaaagccacaggagcacgagtcttggcgggagctctacctgcggcttcgggacgcccgagagcagcggctgcgagtagtgaccgcgaaaatccgatccgcacgtgaaaacaaacccagcggccgacagacaaagatgatctgtttcaactctgtggccaagacgccttatgatgcttccaggaggcaagagaagtctgcaggagccgctgaccccggagatggagagatcgagccagcccccaagcccgcaggaagcagccaggctCCCTCCGGCCTCGGGgaaggcggcggcggcagcattagcggcggcagcagcaacgagcacgcggcgcccgcggacaaaacccgaaaacaggctgccaagaaagtggccccgctgatggccaaggcgattcgagactacaagggaagattctcccgacgataa
- the ELOA2 gene encoding elongin-A2: MAAGSTTLHAVEKLQVRLATKTDPKKLEKYLQKLSALPMTADLLGETGIRKTVKRLRKHQHVGDFARDLAARWKKLVLVDRNTGPDPQDPEESASRQRFGEALQDREKAWGFPEIGAAPRSPSDSPEHRRTAHGTPPGQQRPHPRSPSREPRAERKCPRIAPADSGRYRASPTRTTPLPMPEGAEPAVPGKQPGRGHAHAAQGGPLLGPGCQGQPQGKAVVSHSKGHKSSRQEKRPLCAQGDWHSPTLIREKSCRACLREETPRMPSWASARDRQPSDFKTDKEGGQAGRGQRVPALAEAPDSHQKRPQHRHSNKKRPSLDGRDPGNGTHGLSPEEKEQLSNDRETQEGKPPTAHLDRTSVSSLSEVEEVDMAEEFEQPTLSCEKYLTYDQLRKQKKKTGKSSTTALGDKQRKANESKGTGESWDSAEKLPPVQESQSERLQAAGADSAGPKTVPSHAFSELWDLSEAWMQANYNPLSDSDSMTSQAKPEALSAPKFREEAAFPGRRVNAKMQVYSGSRPACQLQVPTLRQQCVQVLRNNPDALSDVGEVPYWVLEPVLEGWRPDQLYHRKKDNHALVRETDELRRIHCLQDFQEEKPQENKTWRELYLRLRDAREQRLRVMTTNIRSARGNNPNGREAKMICFKSVAKTPYDTSRRQEKSAGDADRENGEIKPASKPAGSSHTLSSQSSSGGGRGSSSSVLRWLPEKRANPCLSSSNEHAAPAAKTRKQAAKKVAPLMAKAIRDYRRRFSRR, from the coding sequence atggcggcagggtccactacgctgcacgcagtggagaagctgcaggtgcgtctggccactaagacggacccgaaaaagctagagaaatatttgcagaaactctccgccttgcccatgacggcagacctCCTGggggagactggaatcagaaagacggtgaagcgcctgcggaagcaccagcacgtgggcgactttgccagagacttagcggcccggtggaagaagctggtgctcgtggaccgaaacaccgggcctgacccacaggaccctgaggagagcgcttcccgacagcgcttcggggaggctcttcaggaccgggaaaaggcctggggcttcccagaaatcggggcggcccccaggagcccatctgacagccctgagcacagacggacagcacacggaacacctccggggcaacagagacctcacccgaggtctcccagtcgcgagcccagagctgAGAGAAAGTGCCCCAGAAtagccccagctgattccggccgcTATCGGGCCTCTCCAACGCGCACcactcccctcccgatgcccgagggcgcTGAGCccgctgtgcccgggaagcaacccGGAAGAGGCCacgctcacgccgctcagggcgggcctctgctgggtccaggctgccagggccaaccccaggggaaAGCCGttgtgagccacagcaaggggcacaaatcgtctcGCCAGGAAAAACGCCCCTTGTGTGCCCAGGGAGATTGGCACTCCCCTACTTTGATCAGGGAGAAATCATGCCGGGCCTGCTTAAGAGAGGAAACCCCAAGGATGCCCTCCTGGGCAAGTGCCAGGGACAGGCAGCCTTCGGACTTCAAGACAGACAAGGAAGGGGGGCAAGCTGGCAGGGGCCAGCGTGTCCCTGCCTTGGCGGAGGCTCCAGACAGTCACCAGAAGAGGCCTCAGCACAGGCACTCGAACAAGAAGAGGCCCAGTCTAGACGGCCGGGACCCAGGAAATGGGACACACGGCCTGTCCCCCGAGGAGAAAGAGCAGCTTTCCAACGACCGAGAGACTCAAGAGGGGAAGCCACCGACTGCTCATTTGGACAGAACGTCCGTGAGCTCCCTCTCTGAGGTGGAGGAGGTAGATATGGCTGAGGAATTCGAGCAGCCCACTCTGTCATGTGAAAAATACCTCACCTACGATCAGTTGcggaagcaaaagaaaaagactggAAAATCTTCCACCACTGCACTTGGAGATAAACAAAGGAAAGCAAACGAATCCAAGGGCACTGGTGAGTCCTGGGATTCGGCTGAGAAATTGCCTCCtgtccaggaaagccagtcagagaggctgcaggcggccggcgctgattccgCCGGGCCGAAAACGGTGCCCAGCCATgccttctcagagctctgggacctctcagaggcctggatgcaggccaactacaaTCCGCTTTCTGATTCTGActccatgacctcccaggcaaagcCAGAAGCACTCTCTGCACCGAAGTTCcgggaggaagctgctttccctggacgcagagtgaatgCTAAGATGcaggtgtactcgggctccaggcctgcctgccagctccaggtgccgacgctgCGCCAGCAGTGTGTCCAGGTGCTTAgaaacaatccggacgccctcagCGACGTGGGAGAGGTCCCCTACtgggttcttgaacccgttctggaagggtggaggcCCGATCAGCTGTATCACAGAAAGAAAGACAATCACGCACTCGTTAGAGAGACAGACGAATTacggaggattcattgtctccaggacttccaggaagaaaagccacaggaaaaCAAAACTTGGAGGGAGCtgtacctgcggcttcgggacgcccgagagcagcggctgagAGTAATGACAACGAATATCCGATCTGCACGTGGAAACAACCCCAACGGCAGAGAggcaaagatgatctgtttcaaatctgtggccaagacgccttatgatacTTCAagaaggcaagagaagtctgcaggagacGCTGACCGCGAAAATGGGGAGATCAAGCCAGCCTCCAAGCCCGCGGGAAGCAGCCACACTCTCTCCAGCCAGAGCAGCAGCGGCGGTGgtagaggcagcagcagcagcgtccTTCGCTGGCTCCCTGAGAAGCGGGCCAACCCCTGCCTGAGCAGCAGCAATGAGCACGCGGCGCCCGCGGCCAAAACCCGGAAACAGGCTgccaagaaagtggccccgctgatggccaaggcaattcgagactacaggagaagattctcccgacgataa
- the LOC129528412 gene encoding elongin-A3, producing MAAGSTTLRTVEKLQVRLATKTDPKRLEKYLQKLSALPMTADLLAETGIRKTVKRLRKHQHVGDFARDLAARWKKLVLVDRNTGPDPQDPEESASRQRFGEALQDREKAWGFPENATAPRSPSHSPEHRRTARRTPPGQQRPHPRSPSREPRAERKRPRMAPADSGPHRAPPTRTAPLPMPEGPEPAVPGKQRGRGHAHAAQGGPLLGPGCQGQPQGEAVVSHSKGHKSSRGASAQKSPPVQESHSERLQAAGADSAGPKTLPSHVFSELWDPSEAWMQANYDLLSAFEAMTSQANPEALSAPTLQEEAAFPGRRVNAKMPVYSGSRPACQLQVPTLRQQCLRVPRNNPDALGDVEGVPYSVLEPVLAGWTPDQLYRTEKDNPALARETDELWRIHCLQDFKEEKPQEHESWRELYLRLRDAREQRLRVVTAKIRSARENKPSGRQTKMICFNSVAKTPYDASRRQEKSAGAADPGDGEIEPAPKPAGSSQAPSGLGEGGGGSISGGSSNEHAAPADKTRKQAAKKVAPLMAKAIRDYKGRFSRR from the coding sequence atggcggcagggtccactacgctgcgcacagtggagaagctgcaggtgcgtctggccactaagacggacccgaaaaggctagagaaatatttgcagaaactctccgccttgcccatgacggcagacctcctggcggagactggaatcagaaagacggtgaagcgcctgcggaagcaccagcacgtgggcgactttgccagagacttagcggcccggtggaagaagctggtgctcgtggaccgaaacaccgggcctgacccacaggaccctgaggagagcgcttcccgacagcgcttcggggaggctcttcaggaccgggaaaaggcctggggcttcccagaaaacgcgacggcccccaggagcccatctcacagccctgagcacagacggacagcacgcagaacacctccggggcaacagagacctcacccgaggtctcccagtcgcgagcccagagccgagagaaagcgccccagaatggccccagctgattccggcccccatcgggcccctccaacgcgcaccgctcccctcccgatgcccgagggccctgagcccgctgtgcccgggaagcaacgcggaagaggccacgctcacgccgctcagggcgggcctctgctgggtccaggctgccagggccaaccccagggggaagcggtggtgagccacagcaaggggcacaaatcgtcccgcggggcttcggctcagaaatcgcctcctgtccAGGAAAGCcactcagagaggctgcaggcggccggcgctgattcggccgggccgaaaacgctgcccagccatgtcttctcagagctctgggacccctcagaggcctggatgcaggccaactacgatctgctgtccgcttttgaggccatgacctcccaggcaaacccagaagcactctccgcgccaacgctccaggaggaagctgctttccctggacgcagagtgaacgctaagatgccggtgtactcgggctccaggcctgcctgccagctccaggtgccgacgctgcgccagcagtgcctccgggtgcctaggaacaatccggacgccctcggcgacgtggaaggggtcccctactcggttcttgaacccgttctggcagggtggacgcccgatcagctgtaccgcacagagaaagacaatcccgcactcgcTCGAgagacagatgaattatggaggattcattgtctccaggacttcaaggaagaaaagccacaggagcacgagtcttggcgggagctctacctgcggcttcgggacgcccgagagcagcggctgcgagtagtgaccgcgaaaatccgatccgcacgtgaaaacaaacccagcggccgacagacaaagatgatctgtttcaactctgtggccaagacgccttatgatgcttccaggaggcaagagaagtctgcaggagccgctgaccccggagatggagagatcgagccagcccccaagcctgcAGGAAGCAGCCAGGCTCCCTCCGGCCTCGGGGAAggtggcggcggcagcattagcggcggcagcagcaacgagcacgcggcgcccgcggacaaaacccgaaaacaggctgccaagaaagtggccccgctgatggccaaggcgattcgagactacaagggaagattctcccgacgataa